In a genomic window of bacterium:
- the pilM gene encoding pilus assembly protein PilM translates to MGILPAISLQDSGESSGLNLQIPKALRAPYAAIAVSKGGGIVKLLTFPAHTGKSNDDHVLELMGLGEDVYRLGYECIFENRNEVRVLASALPDTVARKICRLFSVGLPAPCSIEISGLASLTAFGHARGNANEVDCSVVVDFGAEVTLVAFFNKGILSLVRKFDFGTTHILKQLQKSLGVDQDVALGILNDGSFDVTKVVHNAMEPFLQQLIISWDFVERRENAHISKFYVCGGGVGIQLWVQELELATGQVPVKWDPFAGLPVYPKSIPDELKGQESRFASAVGAALAMMKVG, encoded by the coding sequence GTGGGTATTCTCCCTGCGATTTCTCTTCAGGATTCGGGCGAATCCTCTGGGTTAAATTTACAAATACCAAAGGCGCTTAGGGCGCCCTATGCAGCGATAGCGGTTTCCAAAGGCGGGGGGATTGTGAAGTTGTTGACCTTTCCCGCTCATACAGGGAAATCAAACGATGATCACGTTCTTGAGTTGATGGGCCTGGGTGAAGATGTCTATCGCTTGGGCTATGAGTGCATTTTCGAAAACCGCAATGAAGTTCGGGTTCTCGCTTCGGCACTTCCAGATACCGTTGCGAGAAAAATCTGTCGATTATTCTCAGTAGGTCTACCAGCGCCTTGTTCTATTGAGATTTCAGGATTGGCGAGCCTCACAGCCTTTGGCCATGCGCGTGGCAATGCAAATGAAGTCGATTGTAGTGTTGTGGTCGATTTTGGCGCAGAGGTTACCCTCGTCGCTTTTTTCAATAAGGGCATCCTTTCGCTTGTCCGAAAATTTGATTTTGGAACAACTCATATCCTTAAGCAGCTCCAGAAAAGTTTGGGGGTCGATCAGGATGTCGCTTTAGGGATTTTAAATGATGGTTCCTTTGATGTTACAAAGGTTGTTCATAATGCCATGGAGCCTTTTTTGCAACAATTGATCATTTCGTGGGATTTTGTGGAACGGCGCGAAAACGCCCATATCAGCAAGTTTTACGTATGTGGTGGTGGCGTGGGAATTCAGCTTTGGGTTCAAGAACTCGAGTTGGCTACTGGGCAGGTGCCGGTCAAATGGGACCCGTTTGCAGGGCTTCCGGTTTACCCCAAGTCGATTCCTGATGAACTCAAGGGGCAGGAGTCTCGTTTTGCATCGGCGGTTGGTGCGGCTCTTGCTATGATGAAAGTTGGCTGA
- a CDS encoding type II secretion system protein: MSIQIYMKHSDCRGMTIIEVVIALALSVLLCAGLFQVGLKTYAYGENSRAATEARYYGKQRLEEMIATGRANLAASSTMLLSDTNSGIEGYPIIRIPRVVWHSADRSVTGSSNAVYGEIHVDVAYWSPLYSTTVTDTFSTIIQ, encoded by the coding sequence ATGAGCATACAAATATACATGAAGCATTCTGATTGCAGAGGCATGACAATAATTGAAGTAGTAATTGCCTTGGCGCTATCGGTATTACTTTGCGCGGGGCTGTTTCAAGTTGGCCTGAAAACATACGCTTACGGGGAAAACAGCCGCGCAGCCACCGAGGCACGCTATTACGGCAAACAACGGCTTGAAGAAATGATTGCCACAGGACGCGCCAATTTGGCGGCCTCATCCACAATGCTGCTCTCAGACACTAATAGCGGTATTGAAGGGTATCCCATCATCAGAATTCCGCGTGTGGTTTGGCATTCTGCAGACAGGTCCGTGACAGGTTCGTCCAACGCCGTCTATGGAGAAATACACGTTGATGTAGCCTATTGGAGCCCTTTGTATTCCACGACCGTTACAGACACGTTCTCAACAATCATTCAATAA
- a CDS encoding prepilin-type N-terminal cleavage/methylation domain-containing protein, giving the protein MKILGSNKYRQTRSGFTLTEVVIASSIAVMVGAAVMTLFGWCLSTASLCSKMSWSQYEAMRSGATLTSYIRNASAITTNDVARGRWLDLRFGSGTNTWIARLVYTNAPGMLRDGRMYLKRANESETIVARGMTEIMDEHGFTTPVFTMVGTNCVRIAYRISEPGANGARASDDEKYASCVRLAVRLRNN; this is encoded by the coding sequence ATGAAAATTTTGGGGTCGAACAAATATCGGCAAACCCGTAGCGGATTCACCCTCACGGAAGTAGTGATCGCCTCCTCAATTGCGGTTATGGTAGGGGCTGCCGTGATGACCTTGTTCGGTTGGTGTCTCAGCACCGCCTCCCTGTGCTCCAAAATGTCCTGGTCACAATATGAAGCCATGCGCTCCGGAGCGACACTGACGTCTTACATACGAAATGCCTCAGCAATCACCACTAATGACGTTGCCAGGGGCCGATGGCTGGATCTCCGCTTCGGCAGTGGCACAAATACATGGATCGCGCGCCTGGTGTATACCAACGCGCCTGGTATGTTGCGGGATGGCCGGATGTATTTGAAACGAGCCAATGAGTCTGAAACTATCGTTGCACGAGGAATGACAGAAATCATGGATGAACATGGTTTCACAACGCCCGTTTTCACCATGGTCGGAACAAATTGTGTACGCATAGCGTACCGGATCTCAGAACCGGGTGCCAACGGCGCACGCGCCTCGGATGACGAAAAATACGCATCATGCGTCAGACTCGCCGTAAGGCTTAGGAATAATTGA
- a CDS encoding SUMF1/EgtB/PvdO family nonheme iron enzyme encodes MPIYKLFSIFMRQIVLMGLFCYSVNSSEAGAPSQGFFRITGQTNSAITGYTSQGLLTWTNAAVGDSCDVEWLGSLGVSNSWETFVHYSVTSSVSQVQVFVPTWPAPTGMSFIATSRFQMGNCMDANEGWSDELPVHEVYVTPFFVDQVEVTKALWDEVYGWATNHGYGFDNIGFGKGTNYPVEVVNWYDVVKWCNARSERESLVPVYYMYEFVLDQFGDIIGTNIVVYRTGLWNIRPELAYWTATGYRLPTEAEWELAARGGALGHRFPWAETDTITQTNANYNSFWEEGVPYYPYDENPTDGFAALFNTGEGTEPFTSPVASFVPNAYGLYDMAGNVSEWCWDWYDEVFYTNVYATIADSRGPVGPGSSSARVLRGGNWFDVAYQTRCSYRESKDPGASTHQLGFRCVRSR; translated from the coding sequence ATGCCTATTTACAAGTTGTTCAGTATCTTTATGCGACAGATAGTCCTTATGGGGTTATTCTGTTATTCGGTAAACAGCAGTGAGGCCGGTGCTCCCTCTCAGGGTTTTTTTAGAATTACGGGACAAACCAATAGTGCGATAACGGGATACACGAGCCAGGGTTTGTTGACGTGGACCAATGCAGCCGTCGGCGACTCCTGTGACGTTGAGTGGTTGGGTTCGCTGGGTGTTTCCAACTCTTGGGAAACATTCGTTCATTATTCGGTGACTTCGTCCGTTTCTCAGGTTCAGGTTTTTGTCCCGACTTGGCCCGCACCAACAGGAATGTCCTTTATCGCGACAAGTCGGTTTCAGATGGGGAATTGTATGGATGCGAATGAGGGATGGAGCGATGAGCTTCCTGTTCATGAGGTCTATGTGACCCCTTTCTTTGTTGATCAAGTCGAAGTTACCAAGGCGCTGTGGGATGAGGTTTACGGGTGGGCCACAAATCATGGGTATGGGTTCGACAACATCGGTTTCGGCAAGGGAACTAATTATCCAGTTGAGGTTGTCAATTGGTATGATGTAGTGAAATGGTGTAATGCGCGCAGTGAACGGGAATCGCTGGTTCCAGTTTATTATATGTATGAATTCGTTTTGGATCAATTTGGGGACATTATAGGCACTAACATCGTTGTTTATAGAACAGGCCTATGGAATATTCGTCCTGAACTGGCTTACTGGACCGCGACTGGATATCGCTTGCCGACGGAAGCCGAATGGGAACTGGCGGCCAGGGGGGGTGCCTTGGGACATCGATTCCCTTGGGCCGAAACGGATACCATCACACAGACTAACGCCAATTACAATAGCTTTTGGGAAGAAGGGGTGCCCTACTACCCATACGACGAAAATCCAACTGATGGCTTTGCCGCTCTATTCAACACAGGAGAGGGTACGGAGCCGTTTACCAGCCCAGTGGCTTCATTTGTACCGAATGCCTATGGGTTGTATGACATGGCTGGCAATGTAAGCGAGTGGTGCTGGGATTGGTATGACGAGGTCTTCTATACAAATGTCTATGCTACCATTGCTGATTCAAGAGGGCCTGTCGGCCCGGGTAGCAGTTCCGCGCGGGTATTACGCGGGGGGAATTGGTTTGATGTAGCCTATCAAACGCGATGCTCGTACCGGGAATCGAAAGATCCCGGCGCAAGTACACATCAGTTGGGCTTCCGCTGTGTGAGAAGCCGTTGA